From Candidatus Flexicrinis proximus:
CGGCCAGCCGCGGTTTTGTCGACGACGTGATCGAGCCGCGCGACACCCGCGCCCGGCTGATCAACGCGCTCGGCGTGCTGGGGAATAAGCGCGATGAAAACCCGCCGAAGAAGCACGGCAATATCCCGCTTTAGAGGATTGTCTGGACGACCGAGGGATTGCGTATGACCAAATTTCAGGATGCCGCGTTCTTGAAAGGCTCGCAGTACGCTGGGGCCGATAAGCTGGCCGCCCGCATCAGCCTGCACGACCAGTTTACGGTCAGCCATATCGGCCTGCACCGCTGGATTTTCGATATCATGCTCTCGGCGATCGGCTCACGCGGGCGCGTGCTGGAAGTCGGGTCGGGTCGCGGCGACCTGTGGAAGAAGAACGCCACCCCGGAACGCAAAGACCTGATCGGGGACGATACCGAAAAGATCGTCAAGCTGCGCGCGGCCATGAAGGCCAAAGCCGGCGATCTGCGCGAAGAAACACAGCCCGCCGATACCAGCGAACGTTTTGGCCGCATCCCGTCCGGTTGGTCGATCACCCTGACCGACCTGTCTGCTGGCATGCTTGCCGACAACAAGGCGCACCTCGGCGAAGACCTTGCCTCTCGCTTCAGCTACCGCGAGGCCGACGTGCAGGCGCTGCCCTACCCGGATCACAGCTTCGATGCGGTCATCGCCAACTATATGCTGTATCACGCGCCGGATTTAGGCGCGGCGGTCGCTGAACTGCGCCGCGTACTGCGTCCGGGCGGCGTGCTGTTCGCGATGACCAACGGCACGCGCCACCTGCTGGAGATCAACCAGTTCGTCGAGAAATCCGGCATTTCCGCCGCAGCCTCGACCTTTGGCATGATGAACGTGCGCCTGGCCTTCAGCCTCCAGAACGGCAAAGCGCTGCTGGGGACGGCCTTTAAAGATGTCGTCCGGCTCGACTTCCCGACTGAACTGATGGTGACCGAGGTTCAGCCGATCCTGGATTACGTCGCCTCGATGCTGGAAGACCCCGACGAAGTGATGAGCGGTGCGGGCGGCCTTGCGCTGGCCCGGATTCTCGAACTTCAGCTGGCGGAAACCGGCCTGATTCGCATCAGCAAAGAGACGGGTATGTTTGTGGCACGCTGAATAGAAGCCTCCACGGGGCGGCACGGCGCACCCGCTGTGCTGCCCCGACCCCCGATCATGGGTCGAACGGACTGAGGCAAGCAGGATGATAAAGAGGATTTATGGACGGGTTGATACAAGATTATCCATTAACGATTGATCGCATCATCGAGCACGCCCGCCGTATTCATCCGCATAAGCGGGTGAGTACGATGCTGCCCGATGGCTCGATGCACCGCACCACCTATGGCGAAATGTACCGGCGCATCAAACGCCTGAGCAAGGCGCTGGTCAAATTGGGCGTAAAACCCGGCGACCGAGTCGCCACCTTCGCCTGGAATACCTACCAGCACATGGAGCTTTACTTTGCCATTCCGGGTGCCGGCGCGGTGTGCCACACCCTGAACCTGCGGCTGTTTGCCGAGCAGTTGGTTTACATCATCAACCATGCCGAGGACAAAATCGTTTTCATCGACGGGACGCTGATCCCGCTCTACGAGAAGTTCGCGGCGCAGGTGCCGGGCGTCGAAACCTACGTCCTGATGAACGTGCCGAAGGGGGCACCCTGCAGCCTGCCCAACGTCCTGTACTACGAAGATCTGATCGAAGGCAGCGACGAGGATTTCGCCTGGCTGTCGACCGACGAGCGCGCCGCAGCCGGGCTGTGCTATACCAGCGGCACGACCGGCGACCCGAAAGGCGCGCTGTATTCGCACCGCTCAACCTATCTGCATGCGCTGGCGGTCAATCAGGCGAGTTCCGTCGGTCTGACCGAGCGCGATGTGCTGCTGCCGGTCGTCCCACAGTTTCACGTCATGGCCTGGGGCATGCCGTATGCCGCGCCCATCGCTGGCGCGGATGTCGTGATGCCCGGCCCGCACCTAAAACCCGAGCCGCTGGCGCGCATGATCGAGGGCGAAAAAGTGACGGTCGCGGCGGGAGTGCCGACGATCTGGACGGCGCTGTATCACGAGGCGAAGACCAATCATCGCGATCTGAGCAGCATCCGCGCGCTGGTGGTGGGCGGGTCGGCCATGCCGCGCGCCCTGACCGCCGGCTACGAGCGCGACCTGGGTGTGAACGTCGTCCACGCCTGGGGCATGACCGAAATGTCCCCGATCGGCACGGTCAATGTGCTGCGTTCAGCGCATGACGGGCTGGATCAGGAAGGCAAGTGGGACGTCAAAGCCTCGCAGGGGACGCCGGTGTTTGGTGTCGAGGTGCGCATCATCGACGAAAACGGCCTCGAACTGCCGTGGGATGGCGCCAGCATGGGTGAGCTGCAGGTGCGCGGGCCATGGATCATCCGTCAGTATTATAAGCGCGATCTCGCGCCGGAGAATTTCACCGCCGACGGCTGGTTCCGTACCGGCGATGTCGTGACCATGAGCGCCGACGGCATCATGACCATCAAGGACCGGACCAAAGACTTGGTAAAATCCGGCGGCGAATGGATCAGCACGGTCGAACTGGAAAGCGCTATCATGGGCCATCCCGACGTCCTGGAGGCGGCGGTGATCGCCGTGCCGGACGACAAGTGGTCCGAGCGGCCGCTGGCGGCGGTGGTCGTCAAACCCGGCTCAAACGTGACCAGCGAGGCGATTATCGACTATCTGAGTACGCGGGTCGCTAAATTCTGGCTGCCAGACCGCGTGATCTTCGTCGCCGAAGTGCCGAAAACCAGCGTCGGCAAATTCGACAAGAAAGTGCTGCGCCGGCGCTACGCCGAGGGCGAACTATAAAGATCGAACCATAGAGCGCACAGAGTATACAGAGGAAGCACAGAACGATGTCTGAACCTGTATCGATGAACAAGATCCTGATTGCCAATCGTGGCGAGATCGCCGTACGTGTGATTCGCGCCTGTCGCGACCTCGGTATCCCGACCGTAGCGGTCTACTCCGACGCCGACCGCGCCGCGCTGCACGTGCGCTTTGCCGACGAGGCGGTGCACATCGGGCCGCCGCCGGTGCGCGACAGCTACCTGCGCATCGAGCAGTTGATTGCCGCGGCCAAGAAAACCGGTGCTGAGGCCATCCATCCGGGCTACGGCCTGCTCAGCGAGCGCGAGGCCTTCGCGCAGGCCTGTGCCGATGCCGGCCTGATCTTCATCGGGCCGCCGCCGAGCGCTATCCGCACCATGGGCGATAAGCAGGCCGCGCGCGAAGCCGTCAAGAAATATGGCGTGCCGGTGGTGCCGGGAACCGAACCCGGCATGCGCGACGACGAAATCATTACCTACGCCGAGAAATTCATCGGCTTCCCGCTAATCGTCAAGGCCGCGGCGGGTGGCGGCGGCAAGGGTATGCGCTCGGTCTACAAGGCCGAGGACTTGCCGGCGGCGCTGGCAACGGCGCGGCGCGAGGCTGAGTCCGCCTTTGGCGACGGCCGCGTCTACGCCGAAAAACTGCTGGTCGGCGCGCGCCATATCGAATTCCAGATCCTGGCCGATACCCACGGCAATGTGATCCACCTCGGCGAGCGCGAGTGCAGCATCCAGCGCCGTCACCAGAAACTGGTCGAGGAAGCACCTTCGCCGTTCATGGACGCCGAACTGCGCCAGCGCATGGGCGAGATGGCGATTGCCGCCGCGAAATCGGTCGGCTACGTCAACGCCGGCACCATCGAATGCCTCGTCGACAAAGACAAGAATTACTACTTCCTGGAGATGAATACGCGCCTCCAGGTCGAACACCCGGTCACCGAACTGGTCACCGGCGTCGATCTGGTCAAAGAGCAGATCCGTATCGCGCGCGGCCGCCGCATGGGGCCGACCGAAAGTGTCCTCGACCCGAAGGGCTGGGCCATCGAGTGCCGCATCAACGCCGAAGACCCCTATAACGGCTTTATCCCGTCGGTCGGCAAAATCACCACGCTTATTACACCGACCGGGCCGGGCGTGCGCGTCGATCACGGCGTCTACAGTGGCTTCGAGATCACGCCCTATTACGACAGCATGATCGGCAAGCTGATCTGCTTCGGCGAGACGCGCTCCGAGGCCGTGCTGCGCATGCGCCGCGCCCTCAACGAATATACGATCATGGGCGTCAAGCACAACATCCCCTTCCACATCAACCTGCTGAACTCCTTCAGTTTCATCGCCGGACAGTTCGATACCAAGTTCGTGGAAGAGCGCTTCTCGATGTCGTCGTATGAGACCGCGCCGAGCGATGACGAACTCGAATATGCCGCCATCGCCGCGACTCTGGTCGCGCACCGCAACCAGCAGCTGGCGACTCAGGTGGTGGCCCCGGGCAAGCGCGACGCAAGCAACTGGAAATGGCTTACCCGCTACGAGCGAATGCACAGATAGCTTCCAGCGAAGGACGACGCAGTTGAAGACCAGAGACGCACAGAACGCCGTGAATACCGAACAGACGCTCACTGAAGCTGGCCGCTGGCCGCTGGATACTGGATGCCCGATATGAAATACATCACGACCATCAACGGCAAGAAGTTCGAAGTCGACATCCGTAACGACGGCTCGGTCTGGGTTGGCGGCAAGCGCCGCGAGGTTGATTTCCTCGCGCTTGGCCCGACCCTGTACTCGATCATCATGGACACCGTCCAGCACGAAATCGTCGTGGAGAGCGAAGAAGACTCGGTCGAGGTGTTGATTAGCGGACGGCTGTATACCGGCTCGGTGCTGGACGAGCGCACCCAGCTCATGCTGTCGCGGCGCGGTGGCCTGCAGGCGGACAGCGGCGAAGTGACCATCCGTGCGCCGATGCCTGGGCTGATCGCTGTCGTCCTGTGCAAAGAGGGAGATGCCGTCGAAGCCGGCCAGACGCTGGTGATCCTTGAGTCGATGAAAATGCAGAACGAGCTGAAAGCGCCGCGTGCCGGAACCGTCCAGCGTGTCAGCGTGTCCGACGGCCAGACCGTCGAACAGCGCAAGGTGCTCGTCACGCTGACCTAAAGGCTGTCATGCATGTAGGCTGGAGGCGCTGCCTCCATACCTCCACCGGAGGGTGACACACCCTCTGGACTCCCGTCTCTCGCTTGCGCGGCGCGCAAGCGAACAAAGAGGTGCAGGAGGCTCAGCCTCCTGCTGGGGTTTGGGGTGAAACCCCAAAACAACCCATCACTTAGCACTTCGTTTCACTTCAGTTCACGTCTTCGATCGCCGCGATGTACCGCTCTGCGGAACGCTTGACCGCGGCGTTGCCATCGGTATCGACCACGTTCTCGTACCAGCCGTTATAGATCCGGTCGAAGGCGAACGGCCCGACCGCCGCGGCGATTCGCCGTACCGCCGACGCGCGCAGCGGGATCATGTTCGGGTAGCTGTACATGAAGCTGACATAGCGCCGGTCAGCGACGATCTGGATCGTGTCGCCGGTCAGCAGTGCGCCGCGTCCATCGGCCCCTGCCGCCCAGTGCAGCACCGTGCTCCCGGCAAAATGTCCGCCGCAGCGGATCAGCGTAAGCCCGTCGCCGAGCGGGAACGTTTCGCTGTCCCAATACTGAATCTGCGCTGCGGGGCGCTGCACATACGGGCGGTTGTCGGCGTGCAGATAGATCGGGAGGCCGCCGAAGGCCTCACTCCACGCCACCATGCTCGAATAGAAATGTGGGTGCGAGATCGCGATGGCCGTCAGGCCGCCGAGCGCGTTGATACGCTCGACCGTAGCCTCGTCGATCAGCGAGATGCAGTCCCACAGCACATTCTCGGCGGGGGTCTGGATCAGCAGCGCACGCTGGCCGATGGCGAAACGCGGTTCGCTGCCGATACCGGTCAGATTTGGCTCCAGTTGCCGGAAAAGGTTGGCACGCTCGGCGCGCAGGTCTTCCAGCGTCGTCCACTGCTGGCCGTTGTGGCCGATATACTGGCGCTCGTCTTCGCAGATCGGACAGTGTTCCGGCGGGCTTGCGCTTTCCAGATACTGGGTACCGCAGGTCACGCAGATGAAATTGGGCATGCTGTAGCGGCCTCCTGTACGCGAATTGCAGACCGTAGTGATGAATAAACTTAGGGTTTCACCCCAAACCCCAGCAGGGATTTGCATCCCTGCACCCTGCCTCTGCCGTTGGCTGCGCCTGCGAAGCCAACGGCCATGAGGGAGTCCAGAGGGCGCAAGCCCTTTGGTAGAGCTACGGAGGCGGAGCCTCCGCAAGACCTTATCCATACCTCGCGTTATTTAAGCAGACTTGGCCGCAACTTCAAAACTGTCCCTACAACAGCGTGCTCACGCTGTTGTAGGGACGCCCTACGAGGCGTCCGCTGGATGACAAACAGCCACTGGCGGAGGAATGTGACGTTTACCACCGCCGATTGATGACTATTCATCGTCTGGCTCTATATATACTGGTGTTATTCGTGTGAATACCGTCGCCTGAGTCATGACCTGCCGAGCGAGTGCGGGACAGTTGCTGGCCGGAAGTTCTGGCGTGTGGGGAGGGGCAGCCGATGACGAACTGGAGTGAGTTCATCCGGGGTGTGGTTCAGCGTCAGCCACCCGGCAGCAACGGACGGCACCCCGCGGATTGGCACATCGTCGTGAACCGCAGCGTCTGCCTGGGCTGCGGTGCCTGTGTCGCGGTGTGCCCGCCTGACGTGCTCTTTCTTCACAACGGATACCTGGCTATCGACGCCGGGACCTGTACCCGCTGCGAACGCTGTGTAAAGATGTGTCCGGTCCACGCCTTGTCCGCTGCGCAGGAGCCGTCATGACCGACTGGGATGTCGTCGTCGTCGGGGCGGGGCCTGCTGGATCGGTCGCCGCGCGACGGCTGGCCGAACAGGGATTTCGCGTCCTGCTGATCGAGAAACGGCAGGAGATCGGTGTTCCGGTACGCTGCGCGGAGGCCATCGGCGCGGATACCACCCGGCCCTTTATCGAGATTGACCCGCGGTGGGTCGAAGCACGCATTTCGACTTATGCGATTCATAGTGCATCCGGCGCTTCGCTGACTGTCCCGCCGACCGAGCCCACCCTCGTGGTAAACCGCAAGGTCTTCGACTGGGAATTAGCGCATCTCGCCGCGCAGGCGGGCGCGGACGTGCGGACGCGAACCGAAGCGGCTGGGCTGGTTGTCGAGCAGGGCGCTGTCACCGGAATCAAGCTCAACAGTTCGGGGAAACCCACTGAGATCAGGACGCGGCTCGTGATCGCCGCCGACGGAACCGAGTCGCAGGTCGCACGCTGGGCTGGCCTGAAGACGGTTCCGCCAATGGCCGATTACTACGTCGGCTTTCAGCTTCTGCTCGGCGGCCTGCACGATAGGATCGACCCGACCGTTTGCGAGTATCATCTGGATCGGGCGTTTCCGGGCGGCTACGGCTGGGTCTTCCCAAAAGGGGACGACACCGCCAATGTGGGTCTGGTGATCACCGCGGATCGCGCCGCCGAGACCTCGGCCCGGGATCTGCTGTACCGGTTTGTGGCGCGCCGCTATCCCGGCGCCAGCGTTCTGGGTGAAGTCGCCGGCGGGATACCGGTCACCGGCGCGCTGAAGAAGATGGTCGCCGGCGGGTTGATGGTCGTCGGTGATGCCGCCCATCAGGCCGATCCCCTGACCGCCGGTGGGATCAATCTGGGCATGGTCGGGGCGGATTTGGCCGCGCAGGTCGCCGCCGATGCCCTGAGTACAGACGACGTTTCCGCCAGCGCGCTCGGCGCCTACGAGACCCGCTGGCAGGATCGTTTCGGCGCGCAGCACCGCGCGCTCTACAGCATCCGTAAGATGGTATCGCGGATGGACGATGCACAGATCGAACGCCTGATCAACGCGGCCTCCGGCTTACCTCTGGAGACCATGGACCTGCGTCAGATCCTGTTCGAAATCTTCAAATCCGAGCCGCGTTTACTGATCGAGGTCGGGGCGCTGGTCGCCACCGGCCTGATTCTGAAATAACGTGCGTTACCGGTAAAGTCTCGCAGAGGCTCCGCCAGAGGCTCCAGCCTCCTGCCGGGGCGTGGGGCGGAGCCCCACACTATCCCGCGACGGCCTCCCGCCCGAGGGCGGACCCGGCCTCCAGCAGTGCCGCGACCGCTTCCGGCGTGCGCGCTTCGGCATACACCCGCAGCACGGGTTCGGTCCCGCTGGGCCGGATCAGCAGCCATCCGCCATCCGCCATCAGGTATTTCACGCCGTCGAGCGTCTCGACCTTCAGGATCGATTCGCCGTTGAGGCGGCCGGGCGCGTTTTGCGCCAGCTGTTCGGTCATCTGCGCCTTGGGCAGCGTGCGCGCCAGTTGGGTGTCGATGCGGCCGTAATGGGCTGGCCCATAGGTCGCCTGCAGGTCCGCCACGATCGCATGCAGCGGCGCCTGATAGGCCGCCATCACTTCCAGCAGCATCAGGCCCATCAGCACGCCGTCCCCTTCGGGGATGTGGCCGCGGATGCTGATGCCGCCGCTCTCCTCGCCGCCGATCAACACGTCGTTGCGCGTCATCAGGTCGGCGATATGGTTGAATCCGACCGGCGTCTCATGCAGCGTCAGGCCATGCGCCTTGCAGATGGCGTCGATCATGGTCGTCGTGCTGACGGTTTTCACCACCTCCCCGCGCAGGCCCTTGCGCTCGACCAGCAGGCGCAGCGTCAGCGCAAATACATGGTGAGGGTCGATGAAATTGCCGAAGGCATCGACGGCCCCGATCCGGTCGGCATCGCCATCCGTCGCCAGCCCGACATCGGCCCGTGCGTTCCTGACCGCCGCCACCAGCGCCGTCAGATGCTTCAGGATCGGCTCGGGGTGGATGCCCCCGAATCCGGGGTTCAGGTCGCTGCGGATATCGGTCACCTTGGCCCGTGACCGGCGCAGCATCCCGCTGAACGCCCCGCGCCCCGCGCCCCACATCGCGTCGTGAATGATGTTCAGCTCGGCGCTGTTGATCGTGTCGATATCGACGATCGTCCCCAAATGCTCGTAATACACCCAGCTGGGGTCGAAGCGCCGGATTTGCTCGCGGGTCAGACCCTCTTCGTAGTCGATCACGCGCGGAATACGCCCGGAGGCCAGGTTTTCCTGCAGCCGCGCTTCGATACGCTTGCAGGCATCGGCCGTCGCGCTGCCGCCATAGGCCGACTTGAGCTTGAAGCCGTTATATCGCGGCGGGTTATGGCTGGCCGTGATCACGACGCCGGCAGCAGCGCCTTTCGCCACCACGTTATAGCTGATCGCCGGGGTTGGCGTATCCGAGCGCGTCAGCCAGACGACAAGGCCGTTGGCGGCCAGCACGCGCGCCGTTTCCTGCGCAAAGCGGTCGGAAAGGAAGCGCGTATCATAGCCGACGACCACTTCCGGCGCGGCTGCTCCGCTGTGTTCGCTGACCAGCACATCGGCCAGGGCCTGACTTACGTGGCGCACATTTTCGAAGGTAAAGGTATCCGCGATGACCGCGCGCCAGCCGTCGGTGCCGAAATGAATCATAATGAAAAGTCAGCTTTCCGTGAAAAACACACAATCAGGGACGTGTGCCGGGTCGACAAGGCCTATCCTGCCGCATTCTAAACCGGCCTCTAGCCTCTGACTATGCAGACTTTTAAGAAATGACGGTGAGGATGTCGTCGAGGATCGCGGCGATCCGGTGGATTTCTTCGTTGATGACGCGCACGTGCTTGCGGCGCTTTTCCGCCGGCATCGCGTCCCCGTAGCTGTCCAACAGGTCGGCGGACGAACCCGCCGCGGCCAACGGGTTGCGGAATTCGTGCAGAATCCGCTCGATGACCCGGGCCTTGGTCTGGATCATTTCCAGGTCTTTGGCAATCGATGCGCGTTCGTATTTTTCATCGAGCCGCGCTGACTGCTCGGCTGTAAGGGCGTGCAAATCCTGAACGACCACAATCCCCAGCGCGGGTGTCCCGGGCGCGGTACTCAGGCGGCGGACGGTGATGTTGAACACCTTATCTCCCGAAGGCCAGACCGTCGCGGTCGGCGTACCGGTCAGCGCCGCCACAAACCAGTGCGACAGCAGCTCGTTTTCCTGCGGGTTGAAAATTTCCGAGACATGGCGGCCTTCAATATCGCCAGGCAGGCCGAACAACGGCATCAAATCGCCACCCGCGATGATGATGCGGAGGGTGTCGTCGAAGAGGGCGGCTGCGCTGTTGGGGAGGTTGTTGATGAGAAGGCGATACAGCGATATTTCGGCGCGTACAGGCTGATTAATAGCAAACATGCAAAACTTGCCTTCACAGAGGTATGCGCATCATTGT
This genomic window contains:
- a CDS encoding acetyl-CoA carboxylase biotin carboxyl carrier protein subunit, coding for MPDMKYITTINGKKFEVDIRNDGSVWVGGKRREVDFLALGPTLYSIIMDTVQHEIVVESEEDSVEVLISGRLYTGSVLDERTQLMLSRRGGLQADSGEVTIRAPMPGLIAVVLCKEGDAVEAGQTLVILESMKMQNELKAPRAGTVQRVSVSDGQTVEQRKVLVTLT
- a CDS encoding MBL fold metallo-hydrolase, whose protein sequence is MPNFICVTCGTQYLESASPPEHCPICEDERQYIGHNGQQWTTLEDLRAERANLFRQLEPNLTGIGSEPRFAIGQRALLIQTPAENVLWDCISLIDEATVERINALGGLTAIAISHPHFYSSMVAWSEAFGGLPIYLHADNRPYVQRPAAQIQYWDSETFPLGDGLTLIRCGGHFAGSTVLHWAAGADGRGALLTGDTIQIVADRRYVSFMYSYPNMIPLRASAVRRIAAAVGPFAFDRIYNGWYENVVDTDGNAAVKRSAERYIAAIEDVN
- a CDS encoding phosphoglucomutase/phosphomannomutase family protein produces the protein MMIHFGTDGWRAVIADTFTFENVRHVSQALADVLVSEHSGAAAPEVVVGYDTRFLSDRFAQETARVLAANGLVVWLTRSDTPTPAISYNVVAKGAAAGVVITASHNPPRYNGFKLKSAYGGSATADACKRIEARLQENLASGRIPRVIDYEEGLTREQIRRFDPSWVYYEHLGTIVDIDTINSAELNIIHDAMWGAGRGAFSGMLRRSRAKVTDIRSDLNPGFGGIHPEPILKHLTALVAAVRNARADVGLATDGDADRIGAVDAFGNFIDPHHVFALTLRLLVERKGLRGEVVKTVSTTTMIDAICKAHGLTLHETPVGFNHIADLMTRNDVLIGGEESGGISIRGHIPEGDGVLMGLMLLEVMAAYQAPLHAIVADLQATYGPAHYGRIDTQLARTLPKAQMTEQLAQNAPGRLNGESILKVETLDGVKYLMADGGWLLIRPSGTEPVLRVYAEARTPEAVAALLEAGSALGREAVAG
- the accC gene encoding acetyl-CoA carboxylase biotin carboxylase subunit, giving the protein MNKILIANRGEIAVRVIRACRDLGIPTVAVYSDADRAALHVRFADEAVHIGPPPVRDSYLRIEQLIAAAKKTGAEAIHPGYGLLSEREAFAQACADAGLIFIGPPPSAIRTMGDKQAAREAVKKYGVPVVPGTEPGMRDDEIITYAEKFIGFPLIVKAAAGGGGKGMRSVYKAEDLPAALATARREAESAFGDGRVYAEKLLVGARHIEFQILADTHGNVIHLGERECSIQRRHQKLVEEAPSPFMDAELRQRMGEMAIAAAKSVGYVNAGTIECLVDKDKNYYFLEMNTRLQVEHPVTELVTGVDLVKEQIRIARGRRMGPTESVLDPKGWAIECRINAEDPYNGFIPSVGKITTLITPTGPGVRVDHGVYSGFEITPYYDSMIGKLICFGETRSEAVLRMRRALNEYTIMGVKHNIPFHINLLNSFSFIAGQFDTKFVEERFSMSSYETAPSDDELEYAAIAATLVAHRNQQLATQVVAPGKRDASNWKWLTRYERMHR
- a CDS encoding 4Fe-4S binding protein, with amino-acid sequence MTNWSEFIRGVVQRQPPGSNGRHPADWHIVVNRSVCLGCGACVAVCPPDVLFLHNGYLAIDAGTCTRCERCVKMCPVHALSAAQEPS
- a CDS encoding NAD(P)/FAD-dependent oxidoreductase, which codes for MTDWDVVVVGAGPAGSVAARRLAEQGFRVLLIEKRQEIGVPVRCAEAIGADTTRPFIEIDPRWVEARISTYAIHSASGASLTVPPTEPTLVVNRKVFDWELAHLAAQAGADVRTRTEAAGLVVEQGAVTGIKLNSSGKPTEIRTRLVIAADGTESQVARWAGLKTVPPMADYYVGFQLLLGGLHDRIDPTVCEYHLDRAFPGGYGWVFPKGDDTANVGLVITADRAAETSARDLLYRFVARRYPGASVLGEVAGGIPVTGALKKMVAGGLMVVGDAAHQADPLTAGGINLGMVGADLAAQVAADALSTDDVSASALGAYETRWQDRFGAQHRALYSIRKMVSRMDDAQIERLINAASGLPLETMDLRQILFEIFKSEPRLLIEVGALVATGLILK
- a CDS encoding long-chain fatty acid--CoA ligase, whose translation is MDGLIQDYPLTIDRIIEHARRIHPHKRVSTMLPDGSMHRTTYGEMYRRIKRLSKALVKLGVKPGDRVATFAWNTYQHMELYFAIPGAGAVCHTLNLRLFAEQLVYIINHAEDKIVFIDGTLIPLYEKFAAQVPGVETYVLMNVPKGAPCSLPNVLYYEDLIEGSDEDFAWLSTDERAAAGLCYTSGTTGDPKGALYSHRSTYLHALAVNQASSVGLTERDVLLPVVPQFHVMAWGMPYAAPIAGADVVMPGPHLKPEPLARMIEGEKVTVAAGVPTIWTALYHEAKTNHRDLSSIRALVVGGSAMPRALTAGYERDLGVNVVHAWGMTEMSPIGTVNVLRSAHDGLDQEGKWDVKASQGTPVFGVEVRIIDENGLELPWDGASMGELQVRGPWIIRQYYKRDLAPENFTADGWFRTGDVVTMSADGIMTIKDRTKDLVKSGGEWISTVELESAIMGHPDVLEAAVIAVPDDKWSERPLAAVVVKPGSNVTSEAIIDYLSTRVAKFWLPDRVIFVAEVPKTSVGKFDKKVLRRRYAEGEL
- a CDS encoding class I SAM-dependent methyltransferase yields the protein MTKFQDAAFLKGSQYAGADKLAARISLHDQFTVSHIGLHRWIFDIMLSAIGSRGRVLEVGSGRGDLWKKNATPERKDLIGDDTEKIVKLRAAMKAKAGDLREETQPADTSERFGRIPSGWSITLTDLSAGMLADNKAHLGEDLASRFSYREADVQALPYPDHSFDAVIANYMLYHAPDLGAAVAELRRVLRPGGVLFAMTNGTRHLLEINQFVEKSGISAAASTFGMMNVRLAFSLQNGKALLGTAFKDVVRLDFPTELMVTEVQPILDYVASMLEDPDEVMSGAGGLALARILELQLAETGLIRISKETGMFVAR